The uncultured Dysgonomonas sp. genome contains the following window.
GGGCTTTTTTGTTTTCCCGATTATAATCCGGATGAACCACTTTCCGATAAAAAAGTGAATCATTTTCATATACAGAACTCTGCTCTTGCCAATAATTCAATATTCAATCTTGTCGAAAGCAGGCATAACTTACTATGGATCATAAGCGGCGGGCCGGGGATCAATTATTATTCTTATTCCGACAAACGTATACACAGCCTACCACAGCCCCACGGAAGCAAACCATTATATTTTCTCTGTTCGGCAACCGAGCAGGATGCAAATACACTGTGGGTAACGACTTCCGGAGACGGACTACACCGTATAAAACTGATATTTACAAATGATGTTCCCAGGATAGATAGAATAGATCATTTCAGATTTTTCCAAACAGAAAATGTGATTTATGATACCGAGATAGAAAATGATTCTATTCTCTGGATCGGGAGCAGAGGCGAAGGTCTGGTCAGATTTAACCTGAAAACAGAAGAAAAAACGTTCTATAAACTAACCAATAGTGAAAATCAGTTGGTTAATGATATACTCGTAATATACCGCGATAGTCATAAAACGTTGTGGCTGGGTACCAGTTTTGGTCTTTGCCGTATAACAAAAGTGGGAAAGGACAAACTGGAATACATTAATTATAATACCGAATCGGGGCTACCGAATAACACCATACATGGAATCGTGGAAGATCCGCAGGGTTATCTTTGGCTGAGTACGAATAAGGGACTCGCAAGATTCGATCCCCGGACAAAAGTATTTACGAATTATAGCAACCCAAATAATCTTTCTGTGCAGGAGTTCAGCGATAATGCCTACTATATATGCCCTCGCAAACAGATAATGTTTTTTGGGGGTATCGACGGATTTGTTTCCATCCGCAGCAACCAGACACAAACACCTGTCTTCACACCTAACTTCTACTTTAACAGCCTGAGCATATACGGAAAAGAGGTAGAGATCGCAGACTATATTAAAATAAGAGACCAAAAGGACATACTGGAACTGCCACATTACCAGAATTTCTTTACCGTGTCGTTTGTTGCACCGGATTATGTCAACGGACACAAATATACTTACCAGTATTTGCTGAGTGGCCATAGCGACAAATGGATCGATAACGGGACTTCGAACAGTGTAACCTTTACCAATATGGCTCCCGGAGAATATCAATTGAAAGTACGTTTCTCAGCCAATAACATCTTTGAGAACCAACCTGTTTACACTCAATATATACGAATTCTTCCGCCATGGTATATGACTACTATAGCTTACATTATATACGCAATAATAACAGGTTCCGTAGCCTTGTTCCTCATATTATCATACAGACGCAAAGTAAAACGCAAAGAACACCGGGTCTTCGAAAAAATGGAACAAAAGAAAACGGAAGAAATCTATGAATCGAAATTACGCTTCTTTACCAATATAACCCACGAATTCAGTACCCCTCTGACTCTTATTTACGGCCCCTGCGACCACATACTTTCTTCTGTTGACAAATCATCTCCTGTATACGATTATGCAACCTTAATACACCGCAATGCGGAAAGGTTGAACGGCCTGATTCAGGAACTTATCGAGTTTCGCAGGATAGATACCGGGCACACTCAGGTGGTTATAGAAAAAGTTGAAATAGAAGAGTTTGCTGGAAATATATTATCATCGTTCAAACTATTATCTGATAGTAAGCAAACAGATTACAATGTAAATATAGAAAAGAAGCTCGTATGGCAAACCGATCCGGGATGCTATTCAAAAATATTGACAAACCTCGTTTCAAATGCTTTCAAATATACTCCGGATGGTGGTACTATCAATGTAGATATTTTCGTCAAAGATCAAAAGCTCGTCACTTCCGTATCCAATACGGGGAAAGGTTTCAGCCCGGAAGATTTGCCCTTTATTTTCGACCGTTACCGGGTGTTGGATAACCTTGAAAGTAGGCATAACAGCCGACTGTTTTCCCGCAACGGATTAGGACTTTCTATCTGCCACAGTACAGTAAAACTACTTGGTGGAGATATGCAGGTAAAAAGTACTCCCGGACAGATCACATGTTTTACGGTCGAACTCCCTATACATGAACTTACTAACAATGCTCTTGAATCTTCCAGAATTGCATCTGGTATCCCAATGCAAATACCGGAGAAAAAACAAATTATACTACCGGAATTCGATATTGTAAAATCACGTCCGACAGTTCTTATTGTGGACGATGAAATCGAGATACTATGGTTTGTATGCGAAATACTGAAAGACCAGTATAATGTGATCCCGGTAAACGATCCGGATACAATAGAGGAAATATTATCCAAAACAAAGATAAACCTCCTTATATCTGATGTAATGATGCCCAGACGGAGTGGTTTCGACCTTGTACGCATGCTAAAAGAATCCCGTGTGAGTTCCCATATTCCGGTTATTATTTTATCGGGCAAAAATTATACAGAAGACCAGCTTGAAGGGCTTGATGCAGGGGTAGATATGTATATTTCGAAGCCGTTCGATGTCCAATATCTGAAAAAAGCTGTCAGCCGCCTGTTGAAAAGGGAAGAAGAAACAAAAGAATATTATAATTCGGCATTAAGTGCTTTCGAAATTGAAGAAGGGCAGATTCTACACCGCGAAGATAAAGAGTTCTATGAACGGACGCTGCAAGTGATAGATGAGAACATCAAAAATCCTGCATTTTCGACCGAGGAACTGGCATCTCTGCTCAATGTAAGTGTTCGCCAACTATACAGAAAAATAGACGTCGTATATAAGAATGGCCCGGGAAGTCTGATAAGGGATTATAAATTGAAGATAGCAGAAGGCTTACTGATTAAGACAAATATTTCTGTCGATGAGGTCATTTATCAGTCGGGATTCAATAACAGAGGAAGTTTTTATAAACTATTCTCTCAACGTTACGGGATGCCCCCAAAGGCATATAGAGAAAAGCATAATAGAGAAAATAATGATTCTTGAGACAATCTTATAAAGATACTTAATTATTGTAAACTTCGAGCCAACTCAAAAAACAAAAAACAAATTTCATTGTTTTATTTGCAGATCAAGGAAAACGGAAAGGATCAAAAAGAAGACAAGCATATGATAATGCGAAAGGGAGCCAAACACTCCCTTTTTTTGCTTTTATCCCTTTATTTTTTCTTACACGATATCATCAGAAATATGGGTCTGCGTAATTCGTCACTCATACCGGGTATTCCTAGCATGGTTTCATCAGGTTCAGGCTCTACGATTTCTTTTATTTCAAAACCTGAGTTCAACAATCCGTTCAGATATGTTGTCAATGTTTTATGATATTTAACTACATCTTCGCCCAGAAAATTCGCAATACGTTTCCCCTCTGTAAAATACCTGTCGACAGGCCAGTGTAACCGTTTATTATCCTCATCGTAATACCACTCCTGAGTACCATATGCTGTAAAAACAGGGTGTTCGACAGAAAAGATAAATGAACCTCCGGATATCAGGCATTTATTTACCTTTTCGCAAATATCAGTAAACGACTCTAAATAGTGAAAAGCCAAAGAGCTGATAACTATATCGAATGTCTCCGGCTGAAATTCAAAATCTTCAATAGCCATACATTTATATTCGATATGGGGCGAAGCATTTTTCATCTTAGCTTCTTTAATCATTTTTTCAGAT
Protein-coding sequences here:
- a CDS encoding hybrid sensor histidine kinase/response regulator transcription factor, with the protein product MKNFSALIIIAILAICANITGYAYNIQHISSRFGLSSSAVRFVTMDSYGFMWFATYDGLNRYDGSSVKNYLPTSHNNSLPGNVIRHITETDPGMLWLKTNQGLCLFNSQSGTFENHPDMRTIYWQAKSPDGTFFVLSENDSIAVYNKSDSRFHKIHTPGVISYRTQCFSICKDDIIWVFGSMGQIMRYKIIKENGIITGTYRLMDYEHDAPIRWAFEKGTSIVFVDTRFDLYTLDINTGVKEFVMNIRSEIPPKESMRDALIAGNDIFIAFINDGLKVIRRDPDSGNKPYIERTTLNYGIFNMAYDPVQQIVLIGTDGYGVYIYSEEDYTIRSSMLYEFYPQAKVPVRSVTLDTDNNLWIGTKGDGLFCFPDYNPDEPLSDKKVNHFHIQNSALANNSIFNLVESRHNLLWIISGGPGINYYSYSDKRIHSLPQPHGSKPLYFLCSATEQDANTLWVTTSGDGLHRIKLIFTNDVPRIDRIDHFRFFQTENVIYDTEIENDSILWIGSRGEGLVRFNLKTEEKTFYKLTNSENQLVNDILVIYRDSHKTLWLGTSFGLCRITKVGKDKLEYINYNTESGLPNNTIHGIVEDPQGYLWLSTNKGLARFDPRTKVFTNYSNPNNLSVQEFSDNAYYICPRKQIMFFGGIDGFVSIRSNQTQTPVFTPNFYFNSLSIYGKEVEIADYIKIRDQKDILELPHYQNFFTVSFVAPDYVNGHKYTYQYLLSGHSDKWIDNGTSNSVTFTNMAPGEYQLKVRFSANNIFENQPVYTQYIRILPPWYMTTIAYIIYAIITGSVALFLILSYRRKVKRKEHRVFEKMEQKKTEEIYESKLRFFTNITHEFSTPLTLIYGPCDHILSSVDKSSPVYDYATLIHRNAERLNGLIQELIEFRRIDTGHTQVVIEKVEIEEFAGNILSSFKLLSDSKQTDYNVNIEKKLVWQTDPGCYSKILTNLVSNAFKYTPDGGTINVDIFVKDQKLVTSVSNTGKGFSPEDLPFIFDRYRVLDNLESRHNSRLFSRNGLGLSICHSTVKLLGGDMQVKSTPGQITCFTVELPIHELTNNALESSRIASGIPMQIPEKKQIILPEFDIVKSRPTVLIVDDEIEILWFVCEILKDQYNVIPVNDPDTIEEILSKTKINLLISDVMMPRRSGFDLVRMLKESRVSSHIPVIILSGKNYTEDQLEGLDAGVDMYISKPFDVQYLKKAVSRLLKREEETKEYYNSALSAFEIEEGQILHREDKEFYERTLQVIDENIKNPAFSTEELASLLNVSVRQLYRKIDVVYKNGPGSLIRDYKLKIAEGLLIKTNISVDEVIYQSGFNNRGSFYKLFSQRYGMPPKAYREKHNRENNDS
- a CDS encoding class I SAM-dependent methyltransferase, which produces MKENKYDNEKFFEQYSRMSRSVNGLKGAGEWHVLRRMMPDFTGKRVLDLGCGFGWHCVYAVEQGADIVTGIDISEKMIKEAKMKNASPHIEYKCMAIEDFEFQPETFDIVISSLAFHYLESFTDICEKVNKCLISGGSFIFSVEHPVFTAYGTQEWYYDEDNKRLHWPVDRYFTEGKRIANFLGEDVVKYHKTLTTYLNGLLNSGFEIKEIVEPEPDETMLGIPGMSDELRRPIFLMISCKKK